A DNA window from Stutzerimonas stutzeri contains the following coding sequences:
- the lon gene encoding endopeptidase La, giving the protein MNDDVNQDHIEQEIISSNDLVLPDQQLPEKLYIIPVHNRPFFPAQVLPVIVNEDPWAETLDRVAKTPHQRVALFFVDSPVLDMATFDPDSLPEHGTMVRVHHASQEGGKLQFVAQGLARVRIRGWLRRKPPYLVEVDYPKSDEDPRDEVKAYGMALINAIKELLPLNPLYSEELKNYLNRFSPNDPSPLSDFAAALTTAPGVELQEVLDTVPVLKRMEKVLPLLRKEVEVAKLQKELTGEVNRKIGERQREFFLKEQLKIIQRELGITKDDKSADADEFRARLEGKVVPPAAQKRIDEELNKLSILETGSPEYAVTRNYLDWATALPWGVFGQDKLDLKRARKVLDKHHAGLDDIKSRILEFLAVGAFKGEIAGSIVLLVGPPGVGKTSIGKSIAESLGRPFYRFSVGGMRDEAEIKGHRRTYIGALPGKLVQALKDVEVMNPVIMLDEIDKLSSSYQGDPASALLETLDPEQNVEFLDHYLDLRLDLSKVLFVCTANTLDSIPGPLLDRMEVIRLSGYIAEEKLAIAKRHLWPKLLDKTGVPKERLAISDSAMKAVIEGYAREAGVRQLEKQLGKLVRKAVVKLLEDPQAVLKITPKDLESYLGKPVFRSEQVLSGVGVITGLAWTSMGGATLPIEATRIHTLNRGFKLTGKLGDVMKESAEIAYSYVSSNLKAFKGDPEFFDEAFVHLHVPEGATPKDGPSAGITMASALLSLARDQAPKKGVAMTGELTLTGHVLPIGGVREKVIAARRQKIFELILPEANRGDFEELPDYLKEGLTVHFAKRFADVAKVLF; this is encoded by the coding sequence ATGAACGACGACGTCAATCAGGATCACATCGAGCAGGAAATAATCTCCTCCAACGATCTCGTGCTGCCTGACCAACAGCTACCGGAAAAGCTCTACATCATCCCGGTGCACAACCGGCCGTTCTTTCCGGCGCAGGTGTTGCCGGTGATCGTCAACGAAGATCCCTGGGCCGAGACCCTGGATCGCGTGGCCAAGACGCCGCATCAGCGCGTCGCCCTGTTCTTCGTCGATTCGCCGGTGCTGGACATGGCGACCTTCGACCCGGACAGCCTGCCGGAGCACGGAACCATGGTCCGCGTGCATCACGCCTCTCAGGAAGGCGGCAAGCTGCAGTTCGTCGCCCAGGGCCTGGCGCGCGTGCGTATCCGCGGCTGGCTGCGGCGCAAGCCGCCATACCTGGTGGAAGTCGATTACCCGAAAAGCGATGAAGACCCGCGCGACGAGGTAAAGGCCTACGGCATGGCGCTGATCAACGCGATCAAGGAGCTGCTGCCGCTCAATCCTTTGTACAGCGAAGAGCTGAAGAACTACCTCAACCGCTTCAGCCCCAACGACCCCTCGCCGCTGTCGGATTTCGCCGCCGCACTGACCACTGCGCCTGGCGTGGAACTGCAGGAAGTACTGGATACCGTGCCCGTATTGAAGCGCATGGAGAAAGTGCTACCGCTGCTGCGCAAGGAAGTGGAAGTCGCGAAGCTGCAAAAGGAGCTGACCGGCGAGGTCAACCGCAAGATCGGCGAGCGTCAGCGCGAGTTCTTCCTCAAGGAGCAGCTGAAGATCATCCAGCGCGAGCTGGGCATTACCAAGGACGACAAGAGCGCCGACGCCGACGAGTTCCGCGCACGTCTTGAAGGCAAGGTGGTGCCGCCAGCCGCGCAGAAACGCATCGATGAAGAGCTGAACAAGCTGTCGATCCTCGAAACCGGCTCGCCGGAATATGCCGTCACCCGCAACTACCTCGACTGGGCCACCGCCCTGCCCTGGGGCGTATTCGGCCAGGACAAGCTCGACCTCAAGCGTGCGCGCAAGGTGCTGGACAAGCACCACGCTGGCCTCGATGACATCAAGAGCCGCATCCTCGAATTTCTTGCCGTCGGCGCCTTCAAGGGCGAGATCGCCGGCTCCATCGTGCTGCTGGTCGGCCCGCCCGGCGTAGGCAAGACCAGCATCGGCAAGTCCATCGCCGAATCCCTTGGGCGGCCGTTCTATCGCTTTAGCGTCGGCGGCATGCGCGACGAGGCGGAAATCAAGGGCCACCGCCGCACCTACATCGGCGCCCTGCCCGGCAAGCTGGTGCAGGCGCTCAAGGATGTCGAGGTGATGAACCCGGTAATCATGCTCGATGAAATCGACAAGCTCAGCAGCAGCTATCAGGGCGATCCGGCTTCGGCGCTGCTGGAGACGCTGGACCCAGAACAGAATGTCGAATTCCTCGACCACTATCTGGACCTGCGCCTGGACCTGTCCAAGGTGCTGTTCGTCTGCACGGCGAACACCCTGGACTCGATTCCCGGCCCGCTGCTCGACCGCATGGAGGTGATTCGCCTATCCGGCTACATCGCCGAAGAGAAGCTGGCCATCGCCAAGCGTCACCTGTGGCCCAAGCTGCTGGACAAGACTGGCGTACCGAAGGAGCGCCTCGCCATCAGCGACAGCGCCATGAAAGCGGTGATCGAGGGCTATGCCCGCGAGGCCGGCGTGCGACAGCTGGAAAAGCAGCTGGGCAAGCTGGTGCGCAAGGCGGTCGTCAAGCTGCTGGAGGACCCGCAAGCGGTGCTGAAGATCACTCCGAAAGACCTGGAAAGCTACCTTGGCAAGCCAGTGTTCCGCAGCGAGCAGGTGCTCTCAGGCGTCGGTGTGATCACCGGTCTGGCCTGGACCAGCATGGGCGGTGCCACCCTACCGATCGAAGCCACGCGGATTCATACGCTGAACCGCGGTTTCAAGCTCACCGGCAAGCTCGGGGACGTGATGAAGGAATCGGCGGAGATCGCCTACAGCTACGTCAGCTCTAACCTGAAAGCCTTCAAGGGCGACCCGGAGTTCTTCGACGAAGCGTTCGTACACCTGCACGTACCGGAAGGCGCCACGCCCAAGGACGGCCCCAGCGCTGGCATCACCATGGCCAGCGCGCTGCTGTCACTGGCGCGTGACCAAGCGCCAAAGAAAGGTGTAGCCATGACCGGCGAGCTGACACTAACCGGCCACGTATTGCCGATCGGCGGCGTGCGTGAAAAGGTGATCGCCGCGCGGCGACAGAAGATCTTCGAGCTGATCCTGCCGGAAGCCAACCGCGGCGACTTCGAGGAGCTGCCCGACTACCTCAAGGAAGGCCTTACGGTGCACTTTGCCAAGCGCTTCGCGGATGTGGCCAAGGTGCTGTTTTGA
- a CDS encoding protease inhibitor I42 family protein, which produces MPFDIPRLLLAASVALLAACASYDNTPSSVVLSDDRRCPQTLQNGQLLIVSLPSNPATGYRWTLHESAKDQLRSLGPEVFSNPKDDMIGGDGLSTWRFQVQNSGSGRLYLTYQRPWESASEPADLFDCRIEVN; this is translated from the coding sequence ATGCCTTTCGACATCCCCCGTCTGCTGCTTGCCGCCAGCGTTGCCCTGCTTGCTGCCTGCGCCAGCTACGACAACACGCCGTCGAGCGTCGTGCTCAGCGATGATCGCCGTTGCCCGCAAACACTGCAGAACGGCCAACTACTCATCGTCAGCCTGCCAAGCAACCCGGCGACGGGGTATCGCTGGACATTGCATGAGTCCGCCAAGGACCAGCTACGCAGCCTCGGCCCCGAAGTCTTCAGCAATCCGAAAGATGACATGATCGGCGGTGACGGCCTCTCCACCTGGCGCTTTCAGGTACAAAACTCCGGTAGTGGCAGGCTATACCTGACCTACCAGCGACCTTGGGAATCCGCCAGCGAGCCGGCCGATCTATTCGATTGTCGGATCGAAGTGAACTGA
- the cmoA gene encoding carboxy-S-adenosyl-L-methionine synthase CmoA: protein MSHDPDRLFAQPLPRIQDFVFNEDVVRVFPDMIKRSVPGYPTIVENIGVIAAQFAQPHTHLYDLGCSLGAVTQALRRHVTADNCQVIAVDNSTAMVERCREYLHGQDSMFQELLPVEVIEGDILALEFQPSSVVALNFTLQFIAPEQRPALLRRIRQALVPGGALILSEKLRFADEDEQQLLTDLHVAFKRANGYSELEIAQKRSAIENVMKPDSLETHRQRLLDAGFSKVVPWFQCLNFASLIALP from the coding sequence GTGAGCCACGATCCCGACCGTCTGTTTGCCCAGCCCCTACCCCGTATTCAGGACTTCGTGTTCAACGAGGATGTGGTGCGGGTGTTTCCCGACATGATCAAGCGTTCTGTTCCCGGTTATCCCACGATCGTCGAGAACATCGGGGTGATTGCTGCTCAGTTCGCGCAGCCGCACACCCATCTTTACGACCTTGGCTGCTCGTTGGGAGCGGTTACCCAGGCTTTGCGCCGCCACGTGACAGCAGACAATTGCCAGGTGATCGCGGTGGACAACTCCACGGCGATGGTCGAGCGCTGCCGTGAATACCTGCATGGGCAGGATTCGATGTTCCAGGAGCTGCTGCCGGTCGAGGTCATCGAAGGCGACATCCTGGCTCTGGAGTTTCAGCCAAGCTCAGTGGTGGCGCTGAACTTCACCCTGCAGTTCATTGCACCGGAACAGCGTCCGGCATTGCTCCGACGTATTCGCCAGGCACTGGTGCCCGGTGGCGCGCTGATCCTGTCGGAAAAGCTGCGTTTCGCGGATGAAGACGAGCAACAGCTGCTAACCGACCTGCACGTCGCCTTCAAGCGCGCCAATGGCTACAGCGAACTGGAGATCGCTCAGAAACGCAGCGCCATCGAGAACGTGATGAAGCCGGACAGCCTGGAAACCCATCGCCAACGGTTGCTGGACGCCGGCTTTTCCAAGGTCGTGCCGTGGTTCCAGTGCCTGAACTTCGCCTCGTTGATCGCCCTGCCATGA
- the cmoB gene encoding tRNA 5-methoxyuridine(34)/uridine 5-oxyacetic acid(34) synthase CmoB, translating into MNLDLTPLAWRLAGTPLAAWANGVQQQLDAKLAIGHGDLPRWRRAVDALPTLAPAHVELRDCFRLDASCDDATREATREALMGLSPWRKGPFNVFDVHVDTEWRSDWKWDRVAPHLDLSGKRILDVGCGNGYYMWRMLGAGADSVVGVDPNWLFFCQFHAMKRYLQELPAWHLPFALEELPAKLEGFDTVFSMGVLYHRRSPVDHLLDLKDCLVRGGELVLETLVVEGDENSALVPEDRYAQMRNVWFLPSVKALECWLRRAGFVDVRCVDVSVTSIEEQRSTEWMRYQSLPDFLDPKDHGKTVEGLPAPMRAVLLARKP; encoded by the coding sequence ATGAATCTCGACCTGACTCCCCTCGCCTGGCGCCTGGCCGGCACACCGCTGGCCGCCTGGGCCAACGGCGTCCAGCAACAGCTGGACGCGAAGCTTGCCATTGGTCACGGCGACCTGCCCCGTTGGCGGCGCGCCGTCGATGCGCTGCCAACGCTGGCGCCAGCGCACGTCGAACTGCGTGACTGCTTTCGCCTTGACGCCAGCTGTGACGATGCCACGCGCGAAGCCACCCGCGAGGCATTGATGGGCCTGTCACCATGGCGCAAGGGGCCGTTCAACGTGTTCGACGTGCATGTCGATACCGAATGGCGCTCGGACTGGAAGTGGGACCGCGTTGCACCGCACCTGGACCTCTCCGGCAAACGCATCCTCGATGTCGGCTGCGGCAATGGCTACTACATGTGGCGCATGCTTGGCGCCGGCGCTGACAGCGTGGTCGGGGTCGATCCGAACTGGCTGTTCTTCTGCCAGTTCCACGCAATGAAGCGCTACCTGCAAGAGCTGCCGGCCTGGCATCTACCTTTCGCCCTGGAAGAGCTGCCAGCCAAGCTCGAAGGCTTCGACACCGTATTCTCCATGGGTGTGCTCTACCATCGCCGCTCGCCGGTCGACCATCTCCTCGACCTCAAGGACTGCCTGGTCCGCGGCGGCGAACTGGTACTGGAGACCCTGGTGGTGGAAGGCGACGAGAACAGCGCGCTGGTGCCGGAAGACCGCTACGCGCAGATGCGCAACGTCTGGTTCCTGCCCTCGGTGAAGGCGCTGGAATGCTGGCTGCGCCGGGCCGGATTCGTCGATGTGCGTTGCGTGGACGTCAGCGTGACCAGCATCGAGGAGCAACGCAGCACCGAGTGGATGCGCTACCAGTCGCTACCGGACTTCCTTGATCCGAAAGACCACGGCAAAACCGTCGAAGGCCTACCGGCGCCCATGCGTGCCGTACTGCTGGCACGCAAGCCTTGA
- a CDS encoding LysR substrate-binding domain-containing protein: MTESVGQTPTSATPLLESDVLRTFVAIAESGSFTRAAGQIYRSTSAVSMQIKRLEETLGRSLFIREARQVRLTPAGETLLGYARRLLKLNEEAVAQFRQPTLQGRVRFGTPADVGTRILPGLLALFARSHPGVEVDVSVARSIDMIERIDAGELDLALVTIGNLGQDDSRGEPVHSEPLVWAGRSGGIAALRSPLPLALASPDCAWRRQALDALDRIGRHYRVAYSSEQTSGQEAAMIADLAIAPYPASLLRPPLQCLDGQYGLPQLGDYRINLLRGGNRSDAVDILAEQVIAAFVEYRHLRGSRRTGPTEEMKWHAG; the protein is encoded by the coding sequence ATGACCGAGTCAGTCGGGCAAACGCCTACCAGCGCCACGCCGCTGCTGGAAAGTGACGTCCTGCGCACCTTCGTCGCCATCGCAGAAAGTGGCAGCTTCACCCGTGCCGCAGGACAGATCTATCGCAGCACCTCGGCGGTCAGCATGCAGATCAAGCGCCTCGAAGAGACGCTGGGGCGCTCGTTGTTCATCCGCGAAGCTAGGCAGGTACGCCTCACGCCAGCCGGCGAAACGCTGCTCGGTTATGCGCGGCGCCTGCTCAAGCTCAACGAGGAAGCGGTCGCCCAGTTCCGTCAGCCGACGCTGCAGGGTCGCGTACGCTTTGGTACACCGGCGGATGTCGGTACGCGCATCCTGCCCGGCCTGCTGGCGCTGTTCGCACGCAGCCACCCCGGTGTAGAAGTGGACGTCTCGGTCGCCCGCAGCATCGACATGATCGAACGTATCGACGCAGGCGAACTGGACCTGGCCTTGGTCACCATCGGCAATCTCGGACAGGACGACTCGCGGGGTGAACCGGTCCATAGTGAACCCCTGGTCTGGGCGGGACGCAGCGGTGGGATTGCGGCGCTGCGCTCGCCGCTACCACTGGCCCTGGCCAGTCCCGATTGTGCCTGGAGGAGGCAAGCACTGGATGCGCTCGATCGTATCGGTCGCCATTACCGCGTTGCCTATTCGAGCGAGCAGACCTCCGGCCAAGAAGCGGCGATGATCGCCGACCTCGCAATCGCGCCCTACCCGGCGAGCCTGCTACGCCCACCCCTGCAGTGCCTGGATGGGCAATACGGACTACCGCAGCTGGGCGACTATCGAATCAATCTGCTGCGCGGCGGCAATCGGAGCGACGCCGTCGACATCCTGGCGGAACAGGTGATCGCTGCCTTCGTCGAATATCGGCACCTGCGCGGTAGCCGTCGAACCGGGCCAACCGAGGAGATGAAATGGCACGCTGGATGA
- a CDS encoding DUF2905 domain-containing protein has translation MARWMIIAGAALILLGVVWHYFPWLLNWFGRLPGDIRMESERSRVFIPITSMVILSVLLTVLVNLFRR, from the coding sequence ATGGCACGCTGGATGATCATCGCAGGCGCGGCACTAATCCTGCTCGGCGTCGTGTGGCACTACTTCCCCTGGCTGCTGAACTGGTTCGGCAGGCTCCCCGGCGATATTCGCATGGAGTCCGAACGCAGCCGGGTGTTCATTCCGATCACCTCCATGGTGATCCTCAGTGTTCTGCTGACTGTATTGGTCAACCTGTTCCGCCGCTGA
- the pdxJ gene encoding pyridoxine 5'-phosphate synthase — translation MTEANRILLGVNVDHVATLRQARGTRYPDPVKAALDAEEAGADGITVHLREDRRHIQERDVLMMKDALQTRMNFEMGVTEAMLAFAEQLRPEHVCLVPETRQELTTEGGLDVAGQEARIREAVERLRCCGAEVSLFIDADPLQIEAAARVGAPAIELHTGRYADAHSVAERACELARIRDGVEAGLSHGLIVNAGHGLHYHNAEAIAAIRGINELNIGHAIVAHALFVGFKQAVKEMKHLILSAAARG, via the coding sequence GTGACTGAAGCCAATCGAATTCTGCTCGGCGTCAACGTCGACCATGTCGCTACCTTGCGCCAGGCCCGCGGTACTCGTTATCCGGACCCGGTCAAAGCCGCGCTGGATGCCGAAGAGGCCGGTGCGGATGGCATCACGGTGCACCTGCGTGAAGACCGTCGGCATATCCAGGAACGCGACGTGCTGATGATGAAGGATGCTCTGCAGACGCGGATGAACTTCGAGATGGGCGTCACCGAGGCGATGCTGGCCTTTGCCGAGCAGCTGCGTCCGGAACATGTCTGCCTGGTTCCGGAAACGCGCCAGGAGCTGACTACCGAGGGTGGTCTGGATGTGGCCGGGCAGGAGGCGCGTATTCGCGAAGCCGTTGAGCGTCTACGCTGCTGTGGCGCGGAAGTGTCACTGTTCATCGATGCCGACCCGCTGCAGATCGAGGCGGCGGCGCGGGTCGGCGCGCCGGCTATCGAGCTGCACACCGGGCGCTATGCCGATGCACACAGCGTGGCTGAGCGAGCCTGCGAGTTGGCGCGCATTCGCGACGGTGTCGAGGCGGGTTTGAGCCACGGGTTGATCGTCAATGCCGGGCATGGCCTGCATTACCACAACGCCGAGGCCATCGCTGCCATTCGCGGCATCAATGAGCTGAACATCGGCCACGCCATCGTCGCCCACGCACTGTTTGTCGGCTTCAAGCAGGCGGTCAAGGAAATGAAACATCTGATCCTGAGCGCGGCGGCACGGGGCTGA
- the recO gene encoding DNA repair protein RecO, which translates to MHQPAFVLHSRPYKESSALVDLFTPQGRLRAVMRAARGKAGSLIRPFVTLEVELRGKSELKTVARLEGAGPSHWLDGQALFSGMYLNELLIRLLPAEDAHPVLFDHYVATLLALAAHRPLEPLLRAFEWRLLSELGYGFALDVDITGQPIDPQRLYHLLPDAGLEPVTGFQPGLFNGAELLAMAEADWQVPGALAAAKRLMRQALAPHLGGRPLVSRELFMSLKEAPRD; encoded by the coding sequence ATGCACCAGCCTGCGTTCGTTCTGCATAGTCGCCCGTACAAGGAAAGCAGCGCGCTGGTCGACCTGTTCACTCCGCAGGGTCGGCTGCGTGCCGTCATGCGAGCGGCGCGAGGCAAGGCCGGTAGCCTTATCCGCCCGTTCGTGACCCTGGAAGTCGAGTTGCGCGGCAAGTCCGAGTTGAAGACCGTCGCCCGGCTCGAAGGCGCTGGTCCGTCGCATTGGCTCGATGGCCAGGCGCTGTTCAGCGGCATGTATCTCAACGAGTTGCTGATCCGCTTGCTGCCTGCCGAAGATGCACATCCCGTGCTGTTCGATCATTACGTTGCGACATTGCTGGCCCTGGCCGCCCACCGGCCGCTGGAGCCCCTGCTGCGTGCATTCGAATGGCGGCTGCTCAGTGAGCTGGGCTATGGTTTTGCTCTCGATGTGGACATCACCGGGCAGCCGATCGACCCGCAACGGCTTTATCATCTGTTGCCTGACGCCGGGCTGGAACCGGTCACCGGGTTTCAGCCAGGGCTGTTCAACGGTGCAGAGCTATTGGCCATGGCCGAGGCCGATTGGCAAGTGCCGGGAGCGCTCGCCGCGGCCAAGCGTCTGATGCGCCAGGCGCTGGCACCCCATCTGGGCGGTCGACCGCTGGTCAGCCGCGAACTGTTCATGAGTCTTAAGGAGGCCCCGCGTGACTGA
- the era gene encoding GTPase Era, giving the protein MTDEQLQPEDVSRCGYVAIVGRPNVGKSTLLNHILGQKLAITSRKPQTTRHNMLGIKTEGSVQAVYVDTPGLHKNGETALNRYMNRTAASALKDVDVVIFVVDRTRWTDEDQAVLERVQYVTGPLIIAVNKTDRVEDKADLLPHLRWLAEQLPNAEIVPISAQHGQNLETLEKLVADRLPESEHFFPEDQITDRSSRFLAAELVREKIMRQLGAEVPYQITVEIEDFKQEGRVLHIHALILVERDGQKKIIIGDKGERIKRIGQEARKDMEVLFDSKVMLHLWVKVKGGWSDDERALHSLGYQ; this is encoded by the coding sequence ATGACTGACGAACAGCTACAACCCGAAGACGTCAGCCGTTGCGGTTATGTCGCAATCGTCGGACGGCCGAACGTCGGCAAGTCGACCCTGCTCAACCATATCCTCGGACAGAAACTCGCGATCACCTCTCGCAAGCCGCAGACCACGCGGCACAACATGCTCGGCATCAAGACCGAGGGCAGCGTGCAAGCGGTGTATGTCGACACGCCCGGCCTGCACAAGAACGGTGAGACGGCACTCAACCGCTACATGAACCGCACGGCGGCCTCGGCGTTGAAGGATGTCGACGTGGTGATCTTCGTCGTCGACCGCACCCGCTGGACCGACGAGGACCAGGCGGTGCTAGAGCGTGTTCAGTACGTCACCGGGCCGCTGATCATCGCGGTCAACAAGACCGACCGGGTCGAAGACAAGGCCGACTTGCTACCGCATTTGCGTTGGCTAGCCGAGCAGCTGCCGAACGCGGAGATCGTGCCGATTTCCGCACAGCACGGACAGAACCTGGAAACACTGGAAAAGCTGGTGGCCGATCGCCTGCCCGAGAGCGAGCATTTCTTCCCGGAAGACCAGATCACCGATCGCAGCAGCCGTTTCCTTGCCGCTGAGCTGGTACGCGAGAAGATCATGCGTCAGCTTGGCGCCGAGGTCCCTTACCAGATCACCGTTGAGATCGAGGACTTCAAGCAGGAAGGCCGCGTGCTGCACATCCATGCGCTGATCCTGGTCGAGCGTGACGGGCAGAAGAAGATCATCATTGGTGACAAGGGTGAGCGCATCAAACGTATCGGCCAGGAAGCACGCAAGGACATGGAGGTGTTGTTCGACTCCAAGGTCATGCTTCACCTGTGGGTCAAGGTGAAGGGTGGCTGGTCCGATGATGAGCGCGCGCTGCATTCGCTGGGTTACCAGTAA
- the rnc gene encoding ribonuclease III, whose translation MSTSLARLERRLGYQFKDQELMLLALTHRSYAGRNNERLEFLGDAILNFVAGEALFNHFPQAREGQLSRLRARLVKGETLAILARGFELGEYLRLGSGELKSGGYRRESILADTLEALIGAIYLDAGMDVARERVIAWLANELQSLTLVDTNKDPKTRLQEFLQSRACELPRYEVVDIQGEPHCRSFFVECQVALLNEKTHGQGASRRIAEQVAAAAALIALGVENGHD comes from the coding sequence GTGAGCACTTCGTTAGCCCGTCTCGAGCGCAGGCTCGGTTATCAATTCAAGGATCAGGAGCTCATGCTCCTGGCCCTGACCCATCGTAGCTATGCCGGACGCAACAACGAGCGTCTGGAGTTCCTCGGCGACGCCATCCTCAACTTCGTCGCCGGTGAGGCGCTGTTCAATCATTTCCCCCAGGCCCGTGAAGGACAGCTGTCGCGCCTGCGTGCCCGCCTAGTAAAGGGTGAAACACTGGCGATACTCGCGCGTGGTTTCGAGCTCGGCGAATACCTGCGTCTGGGTTCCGGTGAGCTCAAGAGTGGTGGCTACCGTCGCGAATCGATTCTGGCTGACACGCTCGAAGCGCTGATTGGCGCCATTTATCTGGACGCCGGGATGGATGTTGCTCGCGAGCGGGTCATCGCCTGGCTGGCCAACGAGTTGCAGAGTCTGACTCTGGTTGACACCAACAAGGACCCGAAGACGCGACTGCAGGAATTTCTGCAATCGCGTGCCTGCGAACTGCCGCGTTACGAGGTGGTGGACATCCAGGGCGAACCGCATTGCCGCAGCTTCTTCGTAGAATGCCAGGTGGCTTTGCTGAATGAGAAAACGCATGGGCAGGGCGCCAGCCGCCGAATTGCCGAACAGGTTGCCGCGGCAGCCGCATTGATCGCCCTGGGCGTGGAGAACGGACATGACTGA
- a CDS encoding DUF4845 domain-containing protein, whose product MSFARSQKGLSMLSWIMVLAVVAFVASTGFKMFPHYFDYMSMDKIIQSVETDESLGIHSVGEFYSHVSKGMQVNGIQNIDLKDALKVEIQNNEFRAHLKYEKRELLIRNLDLVANFDKEYRLRMP is encoded by the coding sequence ATGAGTTTTGCGCGTTCGCAAAAAGGGCTGTCCATGCTGAGCTGGATCATGGTCCTGGCGGTTGTGGCATTCGTAGCCAGCACCGGGTTCAAGATGTTTCCGCACTACTTCGATTACATGTCCATGGACAAGATCATCCAGTCCGTGGAAACCGACGAATCGCTCGGTATCCATAGCGTCGGAGAGTTCTATAGTCATGTCAGTAAAGGGATGCAGGTCAACGGCATCCAGAATATTGATCTCAAGGATGCGCTGAAGGTCGAGATTCAGAACAACGAATTCAGAGCGCACCTGAAGTACGAAAAACGCGAGCTGCTGATCCGTAATCTCGATCTGGTGGCGAACTTCGACAAAGAATATCGCCTAAGGATGCCGTGA
- the lepB gene encoding signal peptidase I has translation MSINFPLLLVIAVAVCGLLALSDLLFFAPRRRAAIANYEGRTGEIDPSTLEALNKEPVLIEYGKSFFPVLAIVLVLRSFLVEPFQIPSGSMIPTLEVGDFILVNKFAYGIRLPVVDTKVIEVSDPKRGDVMVFRYPNEPSINYIKRVVGLPGDVVRYSSDRRLFVNDQSVAESLVGEEPGSLGSAVLYREKLGEMEHLIRKEMGRYRIEPSRQWTVPADHYFMMGDNRDNSNDSRYWQSESIPAELAGMVPDRNIVGKAFAVWMSWPDPKLSNLPNFSRVGLIH, from the coding sequence ATGTCGATCAATTTCCCGTTGCTGCTGGTTATCGCCGTAGCTGTCTGTGGCCTGTTGGCCTTGAGCGATCTGTTGTTCTTCGCACCCCGTCGTCGGGCCGCGATAGCCAACTACGAAGGGCGCACCGGGGAAATCGATCCATCGACGCTCGAAGCGCTGAACAAGGAGCCGGTGCTCATCGAGTACGGCAAGTCGTTCTTTCCGGTGCTGGCTATCGTCCTCGTGCTGCGCTCGTTTCTCGTCGAGCCGTTCCAGATTCCGTCCGGCTCGATGATCCCCACGCTCGAAGTGGGCGATTTCATCCTGGTGAACAAATTCGCCTACGGCATTCGTTTGCCTGTGGTGGATACCAAGGTGATCGAGGTCAGCGATCCGAAACGTGGCGACGTCATGGTGTTCCGCTATCCCAATGAGCCGAGCATCAACTACATCAAGCGGGTCGTCGGCCTGCCTGGCGATGTTGTGCGCTACAGCAGCGATCGCCGGCTGTTCGTTAACGATCAGTCGGTTGCCGAAAGCCTGGTCGGCGAAGAGCCCGGCAGCCTAGGCAGCGCCGTGCTGTATCGGGAAAAGCTGGGCGAAATGGAGCACCTGATCCGCAAGGAAATGGGACGTTACCGTATCGAGCCAAGCCGGCAGTGGACCGTTCCGGCCGATCATTACTTCATGATGGGCGACAATCGCGACAATTCGAATGACAGTCGCTACTGGCAGAGTGAGTCGATTCCCGCCGAGCTGGCCGGCATGGTTCCGGACCGCAACATCGTCGGCAAGGCTTTTGCCGTTTGGATGAGCTGGCCCGACCCGAAACTCAGCAACCTGCCGAACTTTTCTCGTGTGGGCCTGATTCACTGA